In Nostoc edaphicum CCNP1411, the sequence CCACAATTCGCCAACCCGGAACTAACGCTTGGGTGCAGATTTCATCAGGTTGAGGTAGTTCCAAGCAACCATTGCGCCAAGTCTGTTGATTATAGTCAATAATTTGCAGTTGGCTGCTGAAAATTCCCTGTCTACTGGCTAAATCTCGCAGTACCGCGTTAACTACTGGACGTGGCAAGCGGTTGGTTTTAACATTGTCTTTGAGAACTTCATTGCTTCTTTCTAGCGATAAGTTCACAGAAGCACCTGTAGCATCTTTGACAAGTGTTAAACTACTAGCGACAGACAAAAGACCCGTCAAAATCAAAGCAGTAAAAATTCGCCATTGATTGCTGTTAAAGTGGTTTTTCAGCATGAATTTCATAGTAATATAGGAATGTTAGTCAAGAGTTATATAACTCACAAATAGTATCCAGTCATTAATAAACAATAAAATATACAATTCCATAACTTCACTAGTTGGAATTAGTTTAATATTTGTCTTCTGAAACAGATATCAAGGAAGACGCTGATATAGTGATTGTTTGTTCCTTACCAAAGGAAAACTAATATCAGCTGAAGCGTTCAAGGATTATAGTATTTTCCCAAAAGAATCAGGGAAGTATATAACTAACGATCCAACTGAAGAATATGTTATTTTGATAAAAAATGACAAATCTTTGAATAATTTAATTTTAATGAAAACAATTAATCTAGTTTTAAGGGAATCTCATATTCCAACAACGGACTTCAATACTGCTCGGTTAAGGATTTTTAACTCGGAATTGGTTTTGGGGAAAAGGTTAAAGGGTAAAGGTTAAAGGTTTTTTCTTTCCCCTTTCCCCTTCCCCTTTTCCCCTTAACCGACAAGTATTGCAACGGACTTATACAATGCACGAGAAAACATAAAAGAATTTGAGAATCAAGAATAAGGGTATAAAGTTAAGAGTAATGAGTTAAAAATTAAGATTCAAAACTCCTAACTTCTAACTCTTAACTCTTAACTGGTTTAAGCTTCGATAACTACCCGCAAGTTGCCCCGTTTTTTCGCAACGCGACAAGCAGTCGTAGTTCCAGAACGCTCGAATTCCAAATCGAGGATGGTGGGGCCGACTCGCAAATTATGAAATGACAAACGATTAATCGATTCTGGCAAAGCGGGGTCGATTATTCGCAAGCAATTATTTTGAGCATCAGGCACCAAGTTGACCATCATTTGTAGGAGTTGGAAAACACTACCCGTCGCCCAAGCTTGGGGAGTGCAGGCAACTGGATACTGCACAGGAGCATTATCACCATTCCGTTCGTAGCCGCAGAAAAGTTCTGGAGGACGTTGATAGGGTTGCTGCTCAGTCATATCGAATAAACCTTGGAAAAGTTCCAGAGCTTGATCGATCAAACCGAGCGATCGCAATCCCATTGCAATCAGAGCGTTATCATGGGGCCAAACCGAACCAATGTGATAACCCATCGGATTATAAGCGGGTGACAAACTACTCAGAGTCCGAATGCCCCAACCATTAAACATATCTGGTGCCCGCAACCGTTCTGCTACACTATGAGCTTTTTCGTCTGTGAAGAGTCCCAAATGCAGACAATGCCCAGGATTTGAGGTAATACTGTCTACTGGCTTGCCGTCTCCATCCAAAGCTAGAGCGCAGAAATCTTGGTCTTCCACCCAAAAATCTCGATTAAAACGAACCTTAAGATTTCTGGCCTCTTCTTGCCAACGATCTGCCAAATCAAGCCGCTTTTTCATCCTAGCTATTTCTGCTAGGCGCATTTTTGCAGCATAAACATAAGCTTGCACCTCACAAAGGGCAATTGGGCCGTTGGCTAATTCTCCCTTGTGGTTTACGATACAGTCGCCAGAGTCTTTCCAACCTTGGTTAGCAAGACCGCGTTTAGATGTACGGAAGTAACTCAGGTAGCTGGTTTGTTTGGTGTTGCGATCGATCCACTCCATTGCTGCTAGAGCATTGGGCCAAAGTTGCTCTAGGAGTTCTTGATCGTGAGTCCAAGCATAATGTTCGGCATAGAGTAGCAGCCACAGGGGAGTGGCATCAACTGTACCGTAGTAAGGTGTATGGGGAATTTCTTGACAACGAGCCATTTCTCCTAAACGTAACTCGTGCAAAATCTTACCCGGTTCTTCTTCGCGCCATTCGTCGTCGATTTTACCTTGGTATGTCGCAAGTAATATTAGGGTTTCCTTGGCAATTTGCGAGTTTAACATCAGGGTTTGAGAAGCTGTAATCAGCGAATCTCGCCCAAATAGTGTCGAAAACCACGGCACTCCGGCGGAAACAGTCTTATGCTTCCCAAAAGATTGGCGCAACAAATACATATCTTGTTCAGCCCGTTCAATCACTCGATTGAAGGTATTTTTATCTGAGCTAATGCGGGTAATTTGTTGTACCCAGTGTTGCTCCTCCATCCACTCAGCAGCTTTCGCTTGTCCTAAGGTAGTGGCGGCACTTACGGTTGAACTGGACTGGTTGTTTCTCAACATATTCACTCGGTAGCCCAGCTTTTGAGTTTCGTGAGAAGCTAACTCTAGCTGCCAAACCGCAGTGTACCCTTTGAAATAGTCTGGTTGCCGATGCTGGAATAGAATTCGGGATTCCATCACCGAGCCATCCAAACCTTGATAGGCGAGTGTCAAGGTTTCTTCTTTAGGGACGGATGGCTCTTTGTGTACAGGCGCAACGCTATCGACCTGAGAAAATGTTCCTTCTTCAACCGTCGGTTCCACTAAACGTAAAAGCCGACCTCGTTTTTCTCTGTCATAGCCCCTGACTTCAAATAAATCAACAAAATCGGCATCAAAGCTGATGCTTAGTTCAAAATTAACAGTGGTTGTGCTGTAGTTAGATACTTCTATTTCTTCAAATAGCGCTCCATTCAGAACTATTTCTCGGCGAATTCCGATAGTCTCGGCTTTCAGGCGTTCGTCGATTCTGGGGTTAGTACACAAAATTGAGAGTGAAAACCCTTTTTCAGCAGTACTACTGAGGAGTACAGGCGATCGCCCTTCAATTTGCAGCTCCAAGCGATTGAGAAATCTCGTATCACAACAAAACAGTCCCATGCTGGGATTGCCATCGTTAAGGGAACAGCCAGAAATATTCCCGATAGTATCTGTCACAAAAAATAAATCATCATCTTTAACCGTCAGTGTCGGTTGTGGTCTTTCACTCACAACACAAGGCCACTCAGGAATAGGTAATTGTTCGGCAGGAATAAAAGTTTTTCCATCCAGGAAAATTTTTTCCGGGGTCATTAATGTATCCGGTGTCATGAGCCAAAGTTCCGTGTACAGGTCTATATTTTTGTGATCTTTTGAGTAGAGGTCTTTTACGCAAGAGGCAGCGGGGAAAGAAAAAATACCCTTTTGCTTTGGGACAGAGCAACTAGATTTATTCAGGTTGAAAAAAGAAAGATTTGGGTCAAGACACACAGTCTAAACAAAAAACAGCATCTCGTAGAGAGACACAAGGTGCAAAGTCAGGTCAATTATCTTACCCCTGCTTTTAAGTATGGGATTTTCCCCTGCCCCCCATCTCTCTCCTTCTTGTTGATCCTCACAACTTCCGAAAAAAGAGGCTGTCTAAAACTCGTTTGAGCCATTGGAGCCAAAATAATCCTTACATACTGCTAAGAAAATAGCAGCGCTCAAATCTATATAAACAAATATTGATAATTTTATATTCTATAAGGCTCAAGTCAAGACTGAAAACTGAGGGTTTTGAGATAATTCATTAGTCGTTGAACTTTCAGAGACACAAGTTATATAGTATACTCAGAAAAAATGCTACATTCACAGTTTTTGTTGGTATACAGAGCATTTGTTCCATATATATTATACAATTTTGTTTTAAATATCTTTGGTATTTGATTAGACTAAATTATGATAATTAATTAATTTATTAAATTTAATCACTAATCATGGGCTAAATTATGTGAATGTCAATGTTCGGTGGTGATTAATAAACACAGTAGTTAAAACCATACAATAATTAGTGTTTTAGTACTTACTCCTGAAAGATTTTACCTGTGCAAGTAAATGGCAAAGTTGGGCGAGAATGTATATTGGGCTTATTAGGTTGTCAATCCACAAATCAAGTTGCACGCACTCCTCCTAGTAGTCTGCCAACCCAAAAATGCCGGGTAAAGATTGGTTAAAGTTTAAAGGGGAAAGGGCAAGGGATAAAATACCTTTTGCCTTTAATTTTTTCCCTTTACCCCGCCAAGTTCCCTTGGCGAACTACTAGTTGGTAACGAAGTGTTACGCCTGCTTTGGCGAAAAGCGCTTTTTAGCGTTCTTTACATATTGCAACTGTCTATTTAACTTGAGAGTCCCTTGGAATTTGTACAATGCAGCTGTGACGTGGATCTTGTCGAGGTTGAGCGTTTAACAATAATTCATGAGCATTTCGACTTCTGTGCTGAGTGATCTGCTAAAGTCCCTACCCTACTTGCGGCCCCAGCTATATTTTAAGGCTTCATTAACGGCGCTCTCCCACGCGATGGAAGATCAAGTTTTGGCTGCGACTTTAGCTCAACCCCTTGTAATTGCTAGTTTCCAGCGAGAGCGATTCTACCGCCAAGAAGCTCATCGCTACCAGCGACTGGCCTTGCGAAGTAATCAAATATACGTATTATCTGCTCCAGAAACGGATTTCGCTAACAGTTCAGAACACTACGAAAAAGTCGCTTTTGAGCCAACGGATGGCTTAAGTCAAGAGTGGCACTTGGTAGTGATTGCTGACAATTATGCTACTTGTCTGGTTTGTCGGGAAAACCTTGGTTCTATTGCCAAAAACAAGCCACTAACGGAACTAAGCCCTAATCTGGATATCGATACAGCGCGAAGATTTGAGGGAATTTGGACATCGGAAAGAGGAGTTAGCCTCAAAGCCGCCGAATTGCTGTTAGACAGGATTTTGGTTTACAGACCAGAACTGGCAAGTAAAATTCAACAGGCACGTCAGAGGTTTGGCATCGGGGAGCCGCGAAACCACTCCGGAGCCGAACAGGACAATGAATATGCTTGTGACATTGATACAGATCCCTTTGTGCAGCGCTTAGTAACTTATTTGCAAGCTAGTCAGTATAAATTGCACAAAGCCTACCGTTCTATTGCTGCCCAAGCACGAAAAGAACGATTAGTCAATTCGATTAGTACTGCCATTCGGCGATCGCTCGATCCTCATGAAGTTCTTCAGGTGGCGGCACAAGAATTAGGACAACACCTAGAAGCTTGTCGCTGTTTAATTTACCGCGCTCAAGCCACAGATAGCCAAGCCATAATTGAACACGAATTTTTGACTCCCGGTGTTTTATCTGTTTGTGGGCAAACCTGGGAGTTAGAGAAAAATTCCCTATTTCGGGACATCGTAGAACAAGGCGAAGGTGTTTGTATTAGCGATACGCTGAATGACCCTCGTGTTAATAATTCGCCAGGACTTTCCTTGATTGCCAAAAAATTTGCCATTCGTTCTTGGCTGATGGAACCAGTATTCTATCAGGGGCGATTATTGGGCATTGTGGAATTGCACTATTGTCGGATGCCACCGCACGAGTGCCAACCAGGGGAATTGGATCTGGTAGAAGCGATCGCTACCCAAGTAGGAGCAGCTCTTATCCAAGCGGAAGCTTATGCTAACCTAGAAGAACTTAACCAGCAGCTAGAAGCTCTAGACCGCACCCGCAGCAACCTCATAGCCATTACCGGACATGAACTGCGTACCCCCCTATCCACAATTCAAGTGTGCCTAGAAAGTCTCGCTACCGAACCGGATATGCCCTTGGAGTTGCAGCAGATCATGCTCAACACCGCTCTTTCCGACTCGGAACGGATGCGAAAACTGGTACAAGATTTCCTCACACTTTCCAACTTGGAAAGCGGCCGGGTGGAATGGCACCCAGAATCCCTCACCTTACAAGAATGTGTGGATTTAGCACTTAGCCGAAATCGCACGCGTTCCTCAACGGAAAAGCCGCCCCAAGTTAAAACTAAAATTGCCGAAAATCTACCTCTAGTCAGAGCAGACGGTGATTGGTTAGTAGAGGTACTGGCAAAACTTATGGACAATGCTTTTAAATTTACGCCACCCCAAGGAGAAATCAGCATTACGGCGATTTACAACAGCCGTCAAATGGTCGAGGTGACTGTAGCTGACACTGGACGCGGCATTGAACCGAATCGTTTAGAAGTAGTTTTTGACCGCTTCTATCAAGAAGAGGGAGCGCTGCGCCGCACCACCGGCGGGACTGGACTTGGTTTAGCAATTTGCCGTCAAATTGTTAATGGCTGGGGTGGGGAAATTTGGGCGGAGTCAACTGGCAAAGACCAGGGTAGTCAGTTTCACTTCACCATCCCAATTGTTCAGAGTAGCCAAGAGGAAAAGCGGACAAAAGTCAAGAGTAAATAGGGATTGGGTATGGGGCATGGGGCATGGGGCATGGGGCATTAGTTTTTAACAAAGGACTAATGACTAAAAACTGTTACAGTCTATGACGCGATCGCAATATGATCCTGGTTGCGATGTTAGGATTCCCTAAAAACGTTGAGAGAATCGACTTTATGGCAGAAACACTCTCTGGACAAACCCCGCTATTTGCTGGCAGCACTGGTGGCTTGCTAAACAAAGCACAAGTTGAAGAAAAGTACGCTATCACTTGGACTAGCCCGAAAGAGCAAGTATTTGAATTGCCTACAGGTGGTGCTGCTGTTATGCGGAAAGGTGAAAACCTGCTGTATATAGCTCGTAAAGAATATGGCATCTTTTTGGGCGGTCAGCAACTTCGCAAACTCAAAATCACAGACTACAAAGTTTACCGGATTTTACCCAACGGAGAAACTACTTTAATTCACCCAGCTGATGGTGTCTTCCCCGAAAAAGTAAATGAAGGTCGTGAAAAAGTGCGTTATGTCCCACGCAGCATTGGGCAAAACCCCAATCCATCACAACTCAAGTTTAGTGGTAAAGCTACCCACGACGTATAGGGACTAGGGACTGGGGACTGGGGACTAGGGACTAGGGATTGGGGACTAGGGACTGGGGACTGGGAATTATAAACAAAATTCTTCCCAATGCCCCATGCCCAATGCCCCATGCCCCATGCCCCATGCCCCATGTCCCATGCCCCATGCCCAATGCCCCATCCCCAAGCAATTTATGGTATTCCCCGATTTCTCCGAATTTTCTCAGCTAGCTCTACAAGGTAACTTTGTTCCGGTATATCAAGAATGGGTGGCGGATTTAGATACGCCCGTGTCCGCTTGGTATAAAGTCTGTGCGGGTCAGCCTTATAGCTTTTTGTTGGAATCCATAGAAGGTGGGGAAAAACTAGGACGCTATAGTTTAGTGGGGTGCGATCCGGTGTGGGTTTTGGAAGCAAGGGGCGATCGCACGACTCAGAAAAACCGCGATGGTTCACAGGTCGTTTTTGCTGGCGACCCTTTTACAGCTTTAGCCGAATGTTTAGCACCTTATCACCCA encodes:
- a CDS encoding photosystem I reaction center subunit II PsaD yields the protein MAETLSGQTPLFAGSTGGLLNKAQVEEKYAITWTSPKEQVFELPTGGAAVMRKGENLLYIARKEYGIFLGGQQLRKLKITDYKVYRILPNGETTLIHPADGVFPEKVNEGREKVRYVPRSIGQNPNPSQLKFSGKATHDV
- a CDS encoding DICT sensory domain-containing protein yields the protein MSISTSVLSDLLKSLPYLRPQLYFKASLTALSHAMEDQVLAATLAQPLVIASFQRERFYRQEAHRYQRLALRSNQIYVLSAPETDFANSSEHYEKVAFEPTDGLSQEWHLVVIADNYATCLVCRENLGSIAKNKPLTELSPNLDIDTARRFEGIWTSERGVSLKAAELLLDRILVYRPELASKIQQARQRFGIGEPRNHSGAEQDNEYACDIDTDPFVQRLVTYLQASQYKLHKAYRSIAAQARKERLVNSISTAIRRSLDPHEVLQVAAQELGQHLEACRCLIYRAQATDSQAIIEHEFLTPGVLSVCGQTWELEKNSLFRDIVEQGEGVCISDTLNDPRVNNSPGLSLIAKKFAIRSWLMEPVFYQGRLLGIVELHYCRMPPHECQPGELDLVEAIATQVGAALIQAEAYANLEELNQQLEALDRTRSNLIAITGHELRTPLSTIQVCLESLATEPDMPLELQQIMLNTALSDSERMRKLVQDFLTLSNLESGRVEWHPESLTLQECVDLALSRNRTRSSTEKPPQVKTKIAENLPLVRADGDWLVEVLAKLMDNAFKFTPPQGEISITAIYNSRQMVEVTVADTGRGIEPNRLEVVFDRFYQEEGALRRTTGGTGLGLAICRQIVNGWGGEIWAESTGKDQGSQFHFTIPIVQSSQEEKRTKVKSK
- a CDS encoding amylo-alpha-1,6-glucosidase — encoded protein: MTPDTLMTPEKIFLDGKTFIPAEQLPIPEWPCVVSERPQPTLTVKDDDLFFVTDTIGNISGCSLNDGNPSMGLFCCDTRFLNRLELQIEGRSPVLLSSTAEKGFSLSILCTNPRIDERLKAETIGIRREIVLNGALFEEIEVSNYSTTTVNFELSISFDADFVDLFEVRGYDREKRGRLLRLVEPTVEEGTFSQVDSVAPVHKEPSVPKEETLTLAYQGLDGSVMESRILFQHRQPDYFKGYTAVWQLELASHETQKLGYRVNMLRNNQSSSTVSAATTLGQAKAAEWMEEQHWVQQITRISSDKNTFNRVIERAEQDMYLLRQSFGKHKTVSAGVPWFSTLFGRDSLITASQTLMLNSQIAKETLILLATYQGKIDDEWREEEPGKILHELRLGEMARCQEIPHTPYYGTVDATPLWLLLYAEHYAWTHDQELLEQLWPNALAAMEWIDRNTKQTSYLSYFRTSKRGLANQGWKDSGDCIVNHKGELANGPIALCEVQAYVYAAKMRLAEIARMKKRLDLADRWQEEARNLKVRFNRDFWVEDQDFCALALDGDGKPVDSITSNPGHCLHLGLFTDEKAHSVAERLRAPDMFNGWGIRTLSSLSPAYNPMGYHIGSVWPHDNALIAMGLRSLGLIDQALELFQGLFDMTEQQPYQRPPELFCGYERNGDNAPVQYPVACTPQAWATGSVFQLLQMMVNLVPDAQNNCLRIIDPALPESINRLSFHNLRVGPTILDLEFERSGTTTACRVAKKRGNLRVVIEA